The Epinephelus lanceolatus isolate andai-2023 chromosome 14, ASM4190304v1, whole genome shotgun sequence genome has a window encoding:
- the LOC117251589 gene encoding thrombospondin-type laminin G domain and EAR repeat-containing protein-like produces MLVCHSLLLTVVLLAARVWSQSWRPCTDLLPLDLLARVLPHPEQAPPPQVQMVQSKGSRGLRLAGATATALSFPASQIFSNCDYFPAEFSLVTTIKIPRLRQKRNEYIFSVVDERSDSLLLGLRVSENRLHLLVTPPGVGGRSRLSFKDIGLDDNRWHTVVLAITGPYATLSVDCGLPLELKQVRSFPSTLSTRGSRFFIGSRRRMRGRFSGLLRQLVLLPGSDATPRLCPTSDPSLAELSIPQVLKSTPLQPDQYGPVYPYEAEARVTLGNPPTCSGPEQGQLWFNIQRKGLFICDGLTWRTLLHNPERLDYVEDYQDLYTSSETFDVEVFSIPSEGLFMAAANRDSRPGSGIYRWKNGSFHLHQNISTQEARAWKHFTIDSQMFLVVANSKEAEPELSVIYRWNQRRRRFLRHQTLETHAALDWEAFSIHNQSFLVVANHRRARDSNHNIHSFIYRWNPNTQLFEVNQTLSTSGAYDWEFFSVGPYHFLVVANTFNGQTTIISSVVYVWVNGCFQTFQSIPTVGATDWETFQIDGRFFLAVANSQKVSERGPSLYSINSTVYELNMLTQTFIPFQDILTHSAVDWEFFTIGDEKFLVVANSHDGSSYSLNSIVYRWQGYEGFVPVHSLPTFGCRDWEYFRTDEGSFLVYSSATSRLSKVFKLRTY; encoded by the exons ATGTTGGTGTGTCACTCCCTGCTGCTCACTGTGGTGCTGCTCGCCGCCAGAGTCTGGAGCCAGAGCTGGAGACCCTGCACAG ACCTGCTGCCTCTTGACCTGCTGGCCAGAGTCCTTCCACACCCAGAACAAGCCCCGCCCCCACAG GTGCAGATGGTTCAGTCCAAAGGATCCAGAGGTCTCCGACTGGCCGGAGCCACGGCGACAGCGCTGAGTTTTCCCGCCTCCCAAATCTTCAGCAACTGTGACTACTTCCCGGCTGAGTTCTCATTGGTTACCACCATCAAGATACCGAGACTAAGACAGAAG AGGAACGAATACATCTTCTCTGTGGTGGACGAGAGATCGGATTCCCTGTTGCTAGGGTTACGTGTCTCAGAGAACCGCCTGCACCTCCTGGTTACACCCCCCGGTGTTGGTGGACGAAGCCGGCTGAGCTTTAAGGATATTGGACTGGATGATAACCGCTGGCACACTGTGGTGCTCGCCATCACCGGACCGTACGCCACGCTGAGCGTCGACTGTGGACTTCCTCTGGAGCT TAAACAGGTCCGGTCATTCCCCAGCACTCTGAGCACCAGAGGCTCCAGGTTCTTCAttggcagcaggaggaggatgaggggaCGCTTCTCT GGTTTACTGCGGCAGCTGGTTCTGCTTCCTGGTTCAGACGCCACGCCCAGACTGTGTCCGACCTCTGACCCCAGCCTTGCTGAGCTATCCATCCCCCAGGTCCTAAAGTCCACCCCTCTGCAGCCCGACCAGTATGGACCAGTTTACCCATAcg AGGCGGAGGCCAGAGTGACTCTGGGGAATCCTCCGACATGTTCAGGACCGGAGCAGGGCCAGCTGTGGTTCAACATTCAGAGAAAAGGCCTGTTCATCTGTGACGGACTCACCTGGAGGACTCTGCTGCACA ATCCGGAGCGTTTGGACTACGTGGAGGACTACCAGGATCTGTACACCAGCTCAGAAACCTTTGACGTTGAGGTCTTCTCCATCCCGTCTGAGGGCCTGTTCATGGCTGCAGCCAACAG GGACTCTCGACCCGGTTCAGGTATTTACAGATGGAAGAATGGGTCGTTCCATCTCCACCAGAACATCAGCACTCAGGAGGCTCGAGCCTGGAAACATTTCACCATCGACAGTCAG ATGTTCCTGGTGGTGGCGAACTCCAAGGAGGCGGAGCCTGAGCTGTCAGTCATTTACAGGTGGAATCAGCGACGGCGGCGTTTCCTCCGTCACCAAACTCTGGAGACTCACGCCGCTCTGGACTGGGAGGCGTTCAGCATCCACAACCAGAGCTTCCTGGTGGTGGCCAATCACAGACGAG CCAGAGACTCCAACCACAACATCCACAGTTTCATCTACAGGTGGAACCCAAACACACAG CTGTTTGAGGTGAATCAGACTCTGTCCACATCCGGAGCATATGACTGGGAGTTCTTCTCTGTCGGACCGTACCACTTCCTGGTGGTCGCCAACACCTTCAACGGTCAGACCACCATCATCAGCTCTGTGGTTTACGTCTGGGTTAACGGATGTTTCCAGACCTTCCAGAGCATCCCG ACGGTGGGAGCGACAGACTGGGAGACGTTTCAGATCGACGGCAGGTTCTTTCTCGCCGTCGCCAACAGTCAGAAGGTTTCAGAACGCGGCCCAAGTCTCTACAGCATCAACTCCACCGTGTACGAGCTCAACATGCTCACACAGACGTTCATCCCTTTCCAGGACATCCTCACGCACAG TGCTGTGGACTGGGAGTTCTTCACCATCGGAGATGAGAAGTTCTTGGTGGTGGCCAACTCTCATGACGGCAGCTCGTACTCTCTGAACAGTATCGTCTACAG gtggCAGGGTTACGAGGGCTTCGTCCCGGTTCACAGTCTGCCGACGTTCGGCTGCAGAGACTGGGAATACTTCAGGACCGACGAGGGCTCCTTCCTCGTCTACTCCAGCGCCACCTCCAGGCTCAGCAAGGTCTTCAAACTCAGGACCTACTGA